The Stigmatopora argus isolate UIUO_Sarg chromosome 1, RoL_Sarg_1.0, whole genome shotgun sequence genome segment AGCCCTATGATTAATAAAGTTCATATATGGTTATGATGACTTGATTTTGACTTATTTTTGACTCATGAGAAAATATGTACAGCGCCTGTGTGCTGACCACCTTTTTGctataaatgtaaataatataacattatttagttattattattaataacactaataattatattaataataattggataatagtaacaatgataataataataatgatgattaataattaataataatttgataatagtaacaatgataataataatgatgtttataataattatgataataatataaaaacaatgtGAATCGTTCATGTTTAACAATTTCgaccttgtttttttaataggccGAAACCCCATTTGCAGTTTTTTCAAATTATCTCGACCTATTTTAATTCTACGTATTATGAACAGGGTCATGgagtcttattttttaaatcgttTGTGTCGACGCCACGCACACGTGATTGCAGCCGCCATGTTTGGACAGATGACATGATTGCCAACGTCCTAAAATATTGTCTACAAAATTGTCATGACGCCATTTTCCATCAACCATGAGAGGATAAAACATTCTTGGAATGAGCACGACACTCAAGACAAAAGGTCAGAATCATTTATTTGCTAAGTTGTGCTACAAATGCCTTTTCTAAAAGTTCTGAACGCTAATTAAAGGATAGATTTAGTTGAGTCGCAGTGCTATTCAAGGGAAACAGCAGACATGGTTTGGGTCTGTGGGACCCGTTTTTcccatttgaaaacaaacaaaaatggagtTTCACATCACATACTTAAAATTGAGAGCAAAAGGTGTTTAAAAAGTATTACTTTCTGCAAAATTGtccatgtgttttttaaaaatatctaaatcacAAAAATTAACAGTTTGCTTCAATATAATAGCACACAAACTGACAAACTTCCTATTTTGTATTAGGAAAACCATGACAATATTCGCTTTACAACAAATAGCCGTTtccctgaggaaaaaaaaattcaacagagAATGTTaacttatttaactcattggttgccattgacagtggcaggcatccaatccattttgactggtagtGAACATTACGCATGAGCATTCATCGCTAGTCTTCCCAGTcctaaattggacatctatatgTTCCTAAATGTCAGAATTTAGTTAATTActatcaaaaaaataatttctgagAATTACATAGGCAGAATGTATTTCAGTTTTTCCatgtattcattatttgttctttattaacattgtattcatttttaagtgtatttataattattgtaaagaaaaaatgttttatataggGAAAGTTTTCGATGTTTCGTGTGACCAACCACTGTGAAAGAGTTTAACAATTCCAAGTGTGCCAACAAACCAATTATAAAAGATGATGTGTTTTATCTTGCCTGAATGATATTGATTTTTCTCAATTCTACCAATGATCAACTTTATCGCTTCATGTTATAGCAAAATACCAACATTTTAAGTTACATCattaaaacaatgcaaaaaagtATATAATATGCATCAGCATAAACAGACATCCTTTGTACAAAGGAATATGGATTTTTCTTCACAACAAATTCCTGACGTAGTCCTATCTCGACCACTTTTAAGGAATATTAAGGCTTAtcgtgtatttaaaaaaaataaaaaaaagaatcaagcCCCACTTTCATTTGGAGTTCAACCCCCaaatttggaaggaaaaaaaagacttgcacAGCTTACTACAAAGCAAAAATTCTCAAGTCCATCGGTCACTGGCAGCAGAGCGGGGTGACGTCGTCAGCGGACGATGGGAAGACCCGCAGAGCCTCTCTGGACGATTTGGTGTAACCGTTGTGAAAGATGAGCGCCTTCTTGACAGCGAAGAAGGACACCGTCCTATCCCATGCGTCCGAGCTGGAGCTTGACATCCCGGCGCTGAGTTGCCGCTGCAGAGCCGTGCGCACCCGTACCGCTTTGTCTGTGCACTTCCTCTCCATCAGCATCACCTTGCACATTCTGGGAACACAGATTCCACATATAAATCCCATAGTACAAAAATGGCCGGAATGTTAAGCGGTTAAACGGTTTGTCTGAGTAGATCTCCACTTACGCTGTATGTTGTTCCCTCATTTTTGGCATCAACCGTGTAGTCCAGACTGGAGTCAGCTTTGAGAAGATCTGGCACAACGGATTCACTTTTTATACCCTCCACCATCAATTTAATGCGCCGCCGGTTCTCACGACTTGGGGCCAATCACAAAGCGCCCTTCCAACAATGCAACGCGCGAATAAATGAGGGGAATTGAACGCATACAAAGGCTTTGGTCCAAACAAACAGGTGGTGGCCACCCACCCCTGGGCCCCGACCCGCCGTGCCTTGCTGGCCCCTTGTCACCCCTATAGCTGATATGTGGTGGGAACATAGATGCAAACATCTGCCCTGAGACCTTAGAAGACAAAATGTAACCTAAATATGAATCAATGCAAAGTCCTTTTTTAATAGTGCATCAATGAATGATTTGAATTTTGTACTATGTCAAACAATGAAACTTCCAATACCTCATGCTGACTTAAATATTTAGATAGACATCTTTCTTATTTTGAGTCTTCCAAAGTCATTTTATCAAAgaaattttgtcatttttattattgattttaaaccaCCATGGAAATCCGGTTTACACAAAATGTTGAGCTCAAACTATTTCAATGAATTCTAGTTTAcctcaaaaatcaaatcaaaaaatgttgtcatttttattattgattttaaacgaCCATTGAAGTCCGGTTTATTCAAAATGTTGAGCTCAAACTATTTCAATGAATTCTAGTTTACTTGAAATATGAAGTaatatttgctttgttttgttttgttttcatcaaaatttgaaAATTCAAGGGCAATTGGTTGACTTGAAAGGcccaaactggtcgccagtcagacgGAGGACACgtacagagacagacaacctacTAACATGGTGACTCAAAAGCCCAGACTTTGCACCAAAGTCAAATATCAGACAGAATTCTGTATTTTGCTCGTCAATCTCACTGGAATATCAATTGATGCAGAGTTAATTTGCTCTCTGTAATTGTTGAACACTGGTAAATTGGGAGGAACCCCAATTCCTATTCTTGGACAATCCAAGAAACTTGCCCATATTAACAGGCAGCAAGtccaactcattcactgccatcgaTCATGCGACCCctgccagcccctcccagtccaaacggaTCGGACATCGCCGTCACCGGCATTGAAACCCGATCTTGAGACGCCAGGCCCCACTCACTTCCATGCGAGTGTCTCCAAACACAAACACGCAGACAGAAAAGCGTGTCCCGGAACCCGCAGTGTCTATTTCAGGCTCCCGTTCTCACGGTGGCCATCTCCCAAACTGACAATGGCTTACCATGAGTCCAGATGGTGTGCCTGGAAGGCCTGTTGAcaatcgtgtgtgtgtgtgtgtgtgtgagagagagagagagagagagagagagagaatgagtggGTGTGAGAGAGAGACGGGAGGAGTGTGCATGGCTGCGGGCTTGAGTTCCCTCAATCGCTCTGATGAATAGGGCACACTTCCTTTGTGCGGGCGGCCCGAGTGTCATTAACACTGCAGTGTGGGAAGCTCGGGAGCACCTCCTCTCCCACGTTCAGCACAAGGCAGGGGAAAGAAGCGTGTGACCAAGATGTGGCCAGCTGCAGGCTGCCTGCCTGGGCGTTTTGTTCCTCAACTTTTAAAAATTTTGCACTTTTGAGCAATATTTTTCTATGTTGCACCAATGCCAATATTCCTAAATTCTATGTGTTTAAAAGGTTCttatttggaaaatgtttttttttgctatagaTATTTTAGGACTTGGAATTTTGATATTCTTAAAATGGAGGTTGTAATGTAGGTAGTATTTGATGAAATAAATgttgctatatatatattttaagactAGAAATTTTGATATTCTTAAAATGGAGGTTGTAATGTAGgcaatatttgaaaaaataaatgttgctaTAGATATTTTAAGACTtgaatttttgatatttttaaactGGAGGTTGTAATGTaggtaaaattagaaaaaaaaatgttgctataGATATTTTAGGACTTGGAATTTTGATATTCTTAAAATGGAGGTTGTAATGTAGGTAGTAtttgataaaataaatgttgctaTAGATATTTTAAGACTAgagtttttgatatttttaaaattgggGTTGTAATGTAGGTAGTAtttgataaaataaatgttgctaTAGATATTTTAAGACTAgaatttttgatattttaaaattgaGGTTGTAATGTAGGCAAAATGAGTCTAATCTAATTGTAATTAATTCATCTGGATTAATCGTGTCGCAATATTTGTCCCAAAAAGTGACATTTCTTTAAATGAAATGGATTTTGCTAGATGAATGAGTGACATAGTTCGCTTATCAAAATATGGGCCGGCTTAtaagcgagaaattgtaaaattcaacgttttaagggtgcggctataTGCAgggacggcttatatgcaagtaaatacagtatttgttttttttaaaatatcgcTATTATGACAGAAAACTTAATTTTGAAATGTCatggtgtacacacacacagtacatGCTATCACGTTTTGACTTATGAGGGCCACATTTATATTGTTTGTTTACTCTTTAagtaccaaaaatagtcactgcCGCCTTATGGTTATCTAGTGAATTTATTTGTGCTttttagtatcttttgcttTTTAAAGTTTTCACCACATCAGAGTATATAACAGATAATATCCATAATATATCATCAAAAAAATTGGGGATAGTGAGTGATTTGGGCGACATATTTCATCATATCGCCTAGTacttaaaataacataaaaatatgCTGTGATTCGACAGAAGCCAAGCCAATatgttgaagaaaaaacaaataggaACCTAAAATAAATGTGCTATACAGTACACTGATGAAAGGACAGACACTCAAGTCAAAGACGACAAACGACGCTAGACAGGATGCAATTGAAGTGTGTCGGGCCGTGGGAACGCGGGCGACGTCGGATGTGTGAACTTGTGCTGGGAGTGTGTGGACACTTTGCGTGTGTTTACGCATTGACGTCTACTGTCAAGCGCATGCACGCCACGCCGCTTCAAAGGCCCCTCTGACACGTCCCAGTCTGCGTGCTCCGTTCTCACGCTCTTTTAGTGTTCAAGGCCAATGGCAGGTGGCAATCGGACTTTACGGGTCGGGTCGTTCCAAGACGGCCGTACGTTTTGCCTTCAAACGTCTTGGAATTTTCAGTGTCTGCCCCACGTTCATCAATAAGTGCTTAATAACCTATGTTATTTTGGAACAGGAACACATTTGAGCTTTTTCTCGAGAGTAGATGAGGAAATTTTAATCTGCCTCGTAGCTACCAAGAGGCCAAACTATGTATAATTaagtaaagaaaaagaaaaataattgtcCGGTTATAATAATCTGGGTAAGAGACTCGACGCGGTTGCATGCATGTCGTGAGACATGCGTTCTATAAATGATCattcatatttcaaatgttatgtttacgaaaacaaaagagacagccttggaaaaaaataataccccccaaaatttaaattttattttgaactgGTTTATTTGATTCCATTTGGGTCATCGGgacaaaagaaaaattgaattttttttcccctttttttaggATACGTAAGTGACGTATGTCCACGTGTGTCATTTTAGGTCACGATATTAACATTTGGTGGCCTCATGACACAAAATGTGATCTCCACGTATGGGGATGCCAagtctccaatttttttttccacacattatTTATCACTCTGGTCTTGGTCTGCTTGTTTGAGCTAGCCAAAATAGATGAAGTGCTTAGCGCCATCCATGATTTGAACCCATAAAACTACATGAGAAgctgatgatttttttcccgtGCGCCACGTGTGCACACTGTCAAATGCACTTTGCGTGTCATTACGTGACGGGAGTGCGGCCGGCTTCCCTCCGAGGGTCACCACTTTCCCATATCAACACAAGCAGCGggtcagcaccccccgcgcccCTCCCGGCCAGGCTCTTTTCTCTCCCAGTCTATTCATCCACCTGCTCCCCGGAGACACGCTCCATTGTCTCCGGGGGACGTAAACACTTGATTGAGCATGTGGCGGGCCGGCGTTCCTCTGAGCCTTTCCCGGCCTTCCCATTGGCTCGAGGAGTGTGAGAACCTCGGCCGAGCCCGAGACCCACACATTCATATGGAGATCGGCCCGTATAAATACGGGGCAGGACGCGGCGAGGGAGGCAGATCCCACTCGGACCTCGAGCATGGCTCCTACCGTTTACCCAGCGGGTTTCTTCTCCAAAGAGTCTTGGCCTCAGAAGGTAAACGGCGTCGCGCCCTCGACGGCAAACGTTTCGTCGTCCGAGCCTTATGCGACGGCGGTGGACTcaatgtttcttttctttcttcagcTGAGGAAGCCGATGGTGGAGAAGCTGCGGCGAGACCGCATCAACACCTGCATCGAGCAGCTCAAGTCCCTGCTGGGACCCGAGTTTCTCAGAGAGCAGCCCGACTCCAAGCAGGAGAAAGCCGACATCCTGGAGATGGCCGTGTGCTACCTCAAGAACTGGCAGCGCCGGCGGTGGCGTTCGTCCCAGGGCTACGCGCATTGCGTTCACCGGGCCGTCAACTTCCTCTCCCACGTCAAGGTCCAGAACCCGGCCCAAAGGCGGCTGCTCGGACACTTTGAGGAGATGCGGGCGTCCCCGGCGGCCTCGTCCGTCCCGGACTTGCCCCTCGGCCCTACAAAGGGTGCCGTCCTGTGGAGGCCCTGGTAGATGGCGAAAAAAAGGACTTGTGTTATTTTATGCCTGCTAGATTCTCGCTCGTTGTCTAGCTAGAGCTAACTAGCTGGATTCTTTGGATTTGATGTGAGATTCAGGTTTTACTGAAGTGTATGTGTTGTCACCTTGTGACTCTGTGTATTGTACATGATGGAATACCCTCATTGGGTTGAGATTTTTTGATACTGTGTATCGCTTGAGAATCCCGTGGATTGACGCAAACTGTATATCCTATTTGGATTGAACATCGTTGTCACTGTGTTTGACAGCCCGTTTATGTGGGAGTGTCCATTGTATTGTTCAAAATGGATGATTGTCATGTTTTACTATGAAAACAAGGAATGATGTGTGCTTCCCTGAGAAGACAATAAATCAAAGTAAAAGCTTCAAATGAAGTTTTGTAAATCCTACCAATTCTTCATGTGTTTATTCCGCAAAATGTCAAAAAGATAATGGCGTCAGCATTTGTTACACAGGTAGTTAAGAGATTGTCATTAGTGTCCAATAAGACGTCTTGGTAATCAGTGTAATAtcgtaaatatttcatttattgcCCAAAAGTATTTAATCCCAATTTTGCTCAGGTAAAACCTGTGCCTCTTTAACACTTCAATActaccaaatttaaaaaaaaaacaactttagagCATTAGTCATTGTGGgcttcatttttcaaatgatttttttccttaaattatAGTTGAATTCACTCATTAAAATAGATGTATTTTTCCCACTTACCAAAAATGGTCAGGATACTTTTCTACTGTCTGAACACAGCTGTTTACATTGTTTATGATAAATTAATGAGAGAAAATGTAGACTAATTAAAGGAGATGTATTGAAGGAATAATACAACATGTCACAGTAGTATGGAATGAttccaatacattttttgtttatttgggtagTCAAATTGGAGGCGGGGTTCGGCCTTGATTGGCCACCAGTCAGTAACACGTGCGCCGTTCTCGACAGACAAACATCGACACTCGCAGACACACCTTTGGATAAACTGTACTCTCCGATTAACATAAGCAAACACGTGTGTCTTGGAACTGCAGAAAGCCACGCAAAGTGTGAAAGATCTGCTAAACACTAACACCTTGTATTCACCCAAAAAATTGCTTTTTGATCTGCTTCAATTTAGCGGAATCCACATTGATTGCACCGTTTCTTTGAAAATGAGTGTCAGAGACAATATAATAAATACGGGTTTAAATTGTGATGGCTTTAACAGCCAGATGTCATCATTATTAAACCGAGTAGTGAACATGATTGGCAGATTTTCCATCTTTCATAAGCCCCTTTCTCAAATCATGCAAATGTGGATGACTTGCACTCGTGTACTTGACTTGACTGCAGGTGTCTCCTTCCATTAAGCTCACGTTCTCCAGCAAGTTTCATCTGGTCAGCGCACATTTGTTGACCCGCACCCGCCCCACTTGCGGTTTGGCCGTGGTCGGGGCGTGCTTTCTCGTGCTTGAATTATGTCTCAAGTGTCTCCAAAGTCTTTCACGACTATTGGTGTGTACGGCGTATACAGCTCTTGTGTGTGTGGAATGCGGCATTCCTTTCCCGCGGACTTTCTCAGGGTCTAGTTGGCCCAGCCAGATGGCGGCGCAGGCCCGAGCCTCCGCCCGCCTCCCACTTCCAACAAGAGATCAAACACCGTAGCTAATGTGATGTGTAACAAGACACACTTCCATTGTTCCTGCCCGGGGGCCCCAGTTGAATAGCCGCGAACTGTGGGAAACCACAGCCAGCGCACTCACAGAGAGACGGCTTGACGGGAAGACGCTCTCCGCCACCGACTGGACGCTCTTTATGGCGGCAATTGCCAAACTTGTCTTGGCGCACACTTGTCGGCTCTAAAAGAGACGGGCGGCAGGCGCAAAGGAGACTGCCGAGCAATGCGGAAGACATCAAATAAGACGACAGATAATGAGGCTACTGTGTCTGTTCAGGCCAGGCTGAGgagaaaagttgtttttttatgtgttgagAACCTGATGGGTGAACGTTTTTGCtttgatttgattcattttcacGCTGCATTTTTTGCAGGTGTCCCTGGGTATGACACGTACAAACATGattcaatcattggacaaaatgaTTACTTTGGTGG includes the following:
- the LOC144077160 gene encoding transcription factor HES-5-like produces the protein MAPTVYPAGFFSKESWPQKLRKPMVEKLRRDRINTCIEQLKSLLGPEFLREQPDSKQEKADILEMAVCYLKNWQRRRWRSSQGYAHCVHRAVNFLSHVKVQNPAQRRLLGHFEEMRASPAASSVPDLPLGPTKGAVLWRPW
- the LOC144077606 gene encoding uncharacterized protein LOC144077606, which produces MRMCKVMLMERKCTDKAVRVRTALQRQLSAGMSSSSSDAWDRTVSFFAVKKALIFHNGYTKSSREALRVFPSSADDVTPLCCQ